From the Kitasatospora atroaurantiaca genome, the window CAGTGCGGCGAGCTCGGGGCGTTGCTCGGCCGGCTGCACGGCGCACTCGACCAGGTCTGCGCCCCCGTACGCCAGCCCGCCGGACACCACTCCGCCGACCCCGACGACACCGAGCAGCTGATCACCGAGCTGCGGGGGCGGGCCCGCCTGCAGGAGCCGTACGGGCCGTTCGACGCCCTCGCCGAGCAGCGGCTGGCCGAGCGGCTCGACCTGCTCGCCGCCCACCGGCACCGGCGCCCCGCCCCCGAGGACGCCCCGCCGACCGGCTGGACGCACGGCGACTTCCACGGCCTCAACCTGCTGCACCGGGGCGGCCGGGTGACCGCGGTGCTCGACTGGGACAAGCTCGGGCTGCAGCCGCGTGCCGAGGAGGCCGTCCGGGGCGCCACGCTGGTCTTCAACGACCGGGAGAGCGGCGTGCTCGACCTGGTCCGGGTCCGCCGCTACTCCCAGGCGTACCGGGCCTCCGGGGCGGCCACCGTGGCCGAGATGGCCGCGGCGGTGCACCGGGTCTGGTGGGAGCGCCTCAACGACCTCTGGATGCTCCAGTGGCGCTACCAGCGCCGCGACCACCGCGCCGACCCGCTCTTCCCGGCCGCCGCCGGGCAGCTCGCCTGGTGGTGCCAGGAGTACGAGCAGGTCCTGGACGCCTTCACCAACTGACGCTCCGTCAGGGCGTCTGGAGCGGGCTGACCTTCGACGACGGCGTCGGCGGCACGGGGTTGGAGGTGACGCTCGTCGCGGTCGGGCTGCTCGGGGCCGAGGGGGATCCCGACGGCGAGGTCGATGCGGACTCCGACGGGGAGGCCGAGGCGGAGGGCGACGGCGAGGTCGAGTGCGAGGCGCTCGCGGACGGCGAGCTGCTCGGCGACTCGCTCGGCGAGGCGCTGCGGCTGTGGCTCTGCGTCGGCGAAGGCGTGGTGGAGGGCGTCTCGCTGGGCGTGGAGACGCTGCTCTGGGCCGGCGACGGCACGGAGGGGCCGGGGTTGCCGCCGGACCTCAGCCCCAGCGCCACCCCGAGGCCCGCCGCGAGCAGCAGCACCACCGCGCCGAGCACCCAGGGCCAGGGGCTGCGGCGCCTGACCTCCGGCTCCTCGTCGTGCGGACCGCCGCCCCCGGCTGCCGGGTAGGGCGCCGCCGGGGTGTTGTAGGGCGAGCCGACCGGGTAGGGCAGCACCGAGGTCGGCTCGGAACCGGTGCCGGGACCCGCACCCGCACCCGTACCTGCGCCTGCACCGCCGACCGCGCCCAGCGGCTCGGTGATGGCCGTGCCGCCGCTCGGTGAACCCTCGTACCCCGGGTAGCCGCCCGTGTTCCCCGATCCGGCCGCCGCCAGACCGGCGGCGGCCGCCGCGGCGGCTGCGGCGCCCGCCGCGTAGCCGGCCCCGGCCGCGCCGTGCATCTCGCGCAGCGCGTGCTGCAGGTGCGCGCGGAACTCGTCGGCGCTCTGGAAGCGGTCGTCCGGGTTCTTGGCCAGCGAGCGCAGCACAAGATCGTCCAGCACCGGCGGCACCCGGTCGTTGGCCCGCGAGGGCGGTACGGGCGCGTCCTGGACGTGCTGGTAGACCACCGCGAGCGGGGTCTCGCCGGTGAACGGCGGGCGCAGCGTCAGCAGCTCGTAGAGCATGCACCCGGCCGCGTACAGGTCGGAGCGGTGGTCGACGGCCTTGCCCAGGGCCTGCTCGGGCGAGAGGTACTGCGGGGTGCCCATCACCATGCCGGTCTGGGTCATGGTGCTGGCGGCGCCGGTCAGCGCGCGGGCGATGCCGAAGTCCATCACCTTGACCGCGCCGCCGGTGGTGATGATGACATTGGCCGGTTTGATGTCCCGGTGCACGATGCCGTGCCTGTGGCTGTACGCCAGCGCCTCCAGGACCCCGGCGATGATGATCAGCGCCTGGTCGACCGGCGGCGCCTCCTCGTCCACCAGCAGCTCGCGGACGGTACGCCCCTCGACCAGCTCCATCACGATGTACGGCGTGGACTCGCCGCCGACGTGCTCCTCGCCGGTGTCGTACACCGCGACGATCGAGTGGTGGTTGAGCGAGGCCACCGAGTGTGCCTCGCGGGTGAAGCGGAGCCGGGCCACGTCGTCCTGGGCCAGCTCGGAGCGGAGCAGCTTGACGGCGACGGTACGGCCGAGCCGGACGTCCTGCGCGGCGTAGACCTCGGCCATGCCGCCCCGGCCGAGCCGGTGGGTGAGGCGATAGCGGCCCTCGCCGACGGTGCCCAGCGGGGCCGTCGTGCCGCGCACGGGCGTCTGCGCCGCAGTGGCGGGCAGCGCGGCGGTCTCGGCGGCGGCCTCCGGCTGCTCGGGCTCGGGGACGTCCGCACCGGCAGTGCGCTCCGTCTCGCCGTCACCCGGCTGCTGTGTCTGTGCCATCACTCCTCGCCCCGGGCCGTCGCTCGGTGCGCGGTCGCCCTGTGGTTCCGTCCCTCAGACGCTACCGCTTCGGCGAGCCCGCCGGGGAACGGCAGAGCCGCGGGCGGGGGTTCAGATCAGGCCTTCCTGGCCCAGGTCCAGGACGGCTGCGGGGCGCTGCGATCCGTAGGTGGAGGACTTGTCCTTCTCGCTCTTCGTGGCCACGATCCCGACGATGATCACCGCGAGCACGATCAGGCCGATGATCACACCGACCACGATCAGCGCGGTGGAGCAGCCGTTGTTGTTGCTGGTGGCCGGCGTCGGCACGAAGGTGGGCTGCGGCGCCCGGGCGAACGGCGGCGGGGTCTGCGCCTGCTGCGGGAAGGGCTGCGGCGTCTGGTACTGCTGCGGGAACGGCTGCGGCGTCTGCGGAGCCTGGTACTGCGGCTGCACCTGCGGGAAGGGCTGCGGGGTCTGCGGGGCCTGCGCGTAGGGCGGCGGCGTCTGCGGCCCGTACGGCGGCGGGGTCGGCGCCCGGTACGGCTGCTGCACCTGCGGCGCCGGGGTCCGGATGTCCCCCGTGACCTGCGGGAAGTTGGTCAGCGACGGTGCGGCGTGCACCGAGCGCGGGCCCTCGCCGATCACCAGCGGGGTGCTGGCCTGCAGGGTGTTGCCACCGCCACCGCCACCGGCCTTCGCGCCCGCCGCGATCCGCTCGACCTCCTCGCGCATCGCCTCGGCGGTCGGGAACCGGTGCGCCGGGTCCTTGCGCAGCGAGCGGGCCACCAGCGCGTCCACGCCCGGCTGCACCGCGCGGTTCAGCCCGGACGGCGCCGGCGGCTCCTCCTGGACGTGCTTGTACGCGATCGAGAACGCCGAGTCGCCGTCGAACGGCAGCTGGCCGGTGAGCAGTTCGAAGAGCATGCAGCCGACCGAGTAGAGGTCGGATCGCGCGTCCACGCTCTTGCCCAGCGCCTGCTCGGGCGAGAGGTACTGCGGCGTACCGACCACCATGCCGGTCTGCGTCATCGAGGTGACACCGGACTGCAGCGCACGGGCGATGCCGAAGTCCATCACCTTGACGATGCCCTTGGTGCTGACCATGACGTTGCCCGGCTTGATGTCACGGTGCACCAGGCCCTGGTCGTGCGAGGCCTCCAGCGCCGAGAGCACCGAGGCGGTGATCTTCAGCGCCTGGTCGGTGGGCATCGCGCCGTGCTGCGCGATCGCCTCGTTCAGCACGTCGCGCAGGGCCTTGCCCTCGACGTACTCCATCACGATGTAGGGCGTGGTCGCGCCGTCCGCGGCGACGTCCTCGCCGCTGTCGAAGACCGAGACGATGTTGGTGTGCTGCAGCCGCGCGACGGCCTGCGCCTCCCGGCGGAACCGCTCCTTGAACGAGGCCTCACGGCCGAGTTCGGTGTGCAGCGTCTTCACCGCGACCTGGCGGTCCAGCACCGTGTCGTACGCCAGGTGGACGGACGCCATGCCGCCCTGACCGAGCAGGTGCTGCAGCACATACCGGCCGTTGCCCAGGGAGTGACCCTCGACCGTGGTGCCGTCGTCGCTCATGGTCCTCTGCTCCCCCTCGGCGCGGTCTGCCACCGCTGCCGCGACGTGTGGTCTCGTCCGGTCGGCTCGCGTACGGCGCCCTCGGCCCGCCCGACCCCGGTCGGCAGCCGGGGCCGACACAGGGGTCAGGGTATCGGCTCAGACCCACACAACCGGGTGCAGGGGCGGCACTGTGTCCGAGCCGCGACCAAGCACGGACACTCCGGACACGGACACTTGGACCGGCCGGCACTTGGGAGCTGTCGGTCTCAGAGGTACGGGCCCGAGCGGATGCCCCGCCCCTCGCCGGGCTCCTCGTCCTCCGGCTCGCCGCCGTGCATGCCCGGCGGCAGGGCGCGGCGCATCTGCTCCAGCTGCGCCCGTGCGGCCATCTGCTGGGCGAAGAGCGCGGTCTGGATGCCGTGGAAGAGCCCCTCCAGCCAGCCGACCAGCTGGGCCTGGGCGATCCGCAGCTCGGCCTCGGTGGGGATGGTGTCGTCGGTGAACGGGAGCGACAGCCGCTCCAACTCCTCGACCAGTTCCGGCGCGAGGCCCAGCTCCAGCTCCTTGATCGAGCTCTTGTGGATCTCCTTCAGCCGCACCCGGCTGGCCTCGTCGAGAGGCGCCGCCCGGACCTCCTCCAGCAGCTGCTTGATCATGCTGCCGATCCGCATGACCTTGGCCGGCTGCTCGACCATCTCGGTCACGGGCAGCTCCCGGGACTCCATCGCGTCACCCTCCCCGGGCCGGCCGAAGCCTGCGCCCGCCGCCCCGCCGATCGGCATTCCGTCCGGGCCGACGACCAGCACTCTCGAACCGTCCCCCGGCTGTCCGCCCGACGCCTGATACGACTCCGGCTGTGACCGTTCGTTCATCGGCTTAGTCATAGCTCCTTCATATGCTTCGGGCATGGAGAGGGTCAACTGACTGTCCATGATGCAGCTCGGACGGCTGACAGCGGGGTGCGCACGGAGGCACCACTCGGCGTGACTTCCCACGTCCGCGCGCCACTTCGCAGCGGCCTTTGCGCCCGTTCAGCGGCGGCGCAGGCGCAGGCCGATCAGGGCCAGGCCGCAACCGATCAGGGCCAGGCCCGCGCCGAGCGGGAGTTGGAGGTTGGAGGCGTCCGTCCAGCGCAGCGGGACCACCACGTCATTGGCCGCCTGGGCCGCCTGGCCGCCCACCGGCGGGCGGGGCTCTGCGGGCATCGCCGCAGCCACCGCCTCGGCCGAGTCGTCGTCGGCGGAATCCTCGGCGAGGTCCTCGGCCAGTGGCTCGTCGCTCGGCTGGTCACCGGCCTCGTCCACGGCCGGGGACTCCTGCTCCAGCTCCGGAGCGGGCAGCTGGAACGCGGGCCAGGGCACCTGCCGGACCGGCGCCGCCGAGGGGGACGGGCTCGCCGAGGCGGAGGGCGTCGGGCTCGCGGAGGAGCCGGCGGTCGGCGAGGCCGTCGGGGTGGCCGAGGGCGACGCCGACTGCGAGGGCTGCGGCTCGGGTGAGACCGACCGGCCGGGTGTGGGGGTAAGGGCCTCCGGGCATGGCGGCTCGGAGAACAGCGGAAGTTCCGGCAGCGAAGGCAGCAGCGGCAGCTGCGGCACGCACGGTAGCTGCGGTAGCTGCGGTACGACGACGGCCGGTAACGAAGGGACGGAGATCGGCTGCTGGGCCACCTGAACCCGCTCCGTCACACTGCCGGAGGCCGCCACCCCCGGGCCGCCCGCCGCTGCGGCCGGAAAGGCCAGCAGCAACGGAACGGCCAGCCCGGCGGCGGCAGCGGCCGCCCATCGGCATGGCCCGGCGCAGCCGGACGGCAGGGCGGAGGAGAGCACGCTGAATGCGAACGGAAGTGCAGCCACGGACGGAGTCCTTCCGACGGCCGACCGCGCTGGGACACGGACGGCGGCGGGACAGCTCCGGACCAGCCTCACACATTCCGGCATTCCAGGCATTTCGGACACCGCAGCCACCCGGGCGACAGGTACCCCGACGGGTGCTCCTACCTGGCCGGCGGAACCCGCAGCACCACCTTGCCCACCTGCTCCCCCGCCTCCAGCACCCGGTGCGCGGCGGCGACGTCGGTGAGGGGCAGCACCCGGTCCACCACGGGCCGGACCACGCCCGCCTCCACCAGCGGCCAGACATGCTCACGTACCGCCGCCACGATGGCCGCCTTCTCGCCCAGCGGGCGCGGCCGCAGCGAGGTGGCCGCCACGGCGGCGCGCTTGGCGAGCAGGGTGCCCAGGTTGAGCTCGCCCTTGACGCCGCCCTGCAGGCCGATGATCACCAGGCGCCCGTTGACCGCCAGGGCGTCCACGTTCCGCTGCAGGTACTTGGCGCCCATGATGTCGAGGATCACGTCCACGCCCTCCCCGCCGGTGGCCTCCCTGGCCGCCTCGAGGAAGTCCTGCTCCCGGTAGTCGATACCGACGTCCGCACCCAGCTCGGCGCAGCGGGCCAGCTTCGCGGGGCTCCCGGCGGTGACCAGCACCTTGGCGCCGACCGCCTTGGCCAGCTGGATCGCCATCGTCCCGATGCCGCTCGCTCCGCCGTGCACCAGGACCGTCTCGGCAGGCCGCAGGTGGGCCACCATGAAGATGTTCGACCAGACCGTGCAGGCCGCCTCGGGCAGCGCGGCGGCCTCCTCCAGGCTCACCCCCTTCGGCACGGGCAGCAGCTGCCCGACCGGTACGGCGACGCGCTCCGCGTACCCGCCGCCGGCCAGCAGCGCGCAGACCTCGTCGCCGACGCCCCAGCCGGCCACGCCGGGGCCGAGCGCGACGATCCGCCCGGAGCACTCGAGGCCGGGGTAGGGGGAACTGCCGGGGGGTGGGTCGTAGAAGCCCTGGCGCTGCAGCAGGTCGGCCCGGTTGACGGCGGTCGCCGCGACCTCGACCAGCACCTCGCCCGCAGCGGGCACCGGATCGGGCACCTCCGCCCAGGTCAGCACCTCAGGGCCGCCGGGCTGGGGAATCGTGATGGCTCGCATACCCGTCACGCTACGCGCGGACATGCCGTCAGGTCCCGTCGGCCCGCTGTCTCAGGTCAGGCAGCCGATCAGCCCCCGGTGGTTGCCCCGCCCCCCGAGCCG encodes:
- a CDS encoding bacterial proteasome activator family protein, which gives rise to MTKPMNERSQPESYQASGGQPGDGSRVLVVGPDGMPIGGAAGAGFGRPGEGDAMESRELPVTEMVEQPAKVMRIGSMIKQLLEEVRAAPLDEASRVRLKEIHKSSIKELELGLAPELVEELERLSLPFTDDTIPTEAELRIAQAQLVGWLEGLFHGIQTALFAQQMAARAQLEQMRRALPPGMHGGEPEDEEPGEGRGIRSGPYL
- a CDS encoding NAD(P)H-quinone oxidoreductase, with amino-acid sequence MRAITIPQPGGPEVLTWAEVPDPVPAAGEVLVEVAATAVNRADLLQRQGFYDPPPGSSPYPGLECSGRIVALGPGVAGWGVGDEVCALLAGGGYAERVAVPVGQLLPVPKGVSLEEAAALPEAACTVWSNIFMVAHLRPAETVLVHGGASGIGTMAIQLAKAVGAKVLVTAGSPAKLARCAELGADVGIDYREQDFLEAAREATGGEGVDVILDIMGAKYLQRNVDALAVNGRLVIIGLQGGVKGELNLGTLLAKRAAVAATSLRPRPLGEKAAIVAAVREHVWPLVEAGVVRPVVDRVLPLTDVAAAHRVLEAGEQVGKVVLRVPPAR
- a CDS encoding phosphotransferase enzyme family protein yields the protein MTTYAQLIVCPPGRPDSTAPPIGTLSPPVPHSTVNGVLRAYEVGRAGGAVPVAEGLLNRGYRVATEAGTYFLKCYVDQATATRSAITAQHRATAALHALGLPTAPPLRARDGRTVTAYGGRLFALFPWIEGGHPHGTELDQQQCGELGALLGRLHGALDQVCAPVRQPAGHHSADPDDTEQLITELRGRARLQEPYGPFDALAEQRLAERLDLLAAHRHRRPAPEDAPPTGWTHGDFHGLNLLHRGGRVTAVLDWDKLGLQPRAEEAVRGATLVFNDRESGVLDLVRVRRYSQAYRASGAATVAEMAAAVHRVWWERLNDLWMLQWRYQRRDHRADPLFPAAAGQLAWWCQEYEQVLDAFTN
- a CDS encoding protein kinase domain-containing protein, which produces MAQTQQPGDGETERTAGADVPEPEQPEAAAETAALPATAAQTPVRGTTAPLGTVGEGRYRLTHRLGRGGMAEVYAAQDVRLGRTVAVKLLRSELAQDDVARLRFTREAHSVASLNHHSIVAVYDTGEEHVGGESTPYIVMELVEGRTVRELLVDEEAPPVDQALIIIAGVLEALAYSHRHGIVHRDIKPANVIITTGGAVKVMDFGIARALTGAASTMTQTGMVMGTPQYLSPEQALGKAVDHRSDLYAAGCMLYELLTLRPPFTGETPLAVVYQHVQDAPVPPSRANDRVPPVLDDLVLRSLAKNPDDRFQSADEFRAHLQHALREMHGAAGAGYAAGAAAAAAAAAGLAAAGSGNTGGYPGYEGSPSGGTAITEPLGAVGGAGAGTGAGAGPGTGSEPTSVLPYPVGSPYNTPAAPYPAAGGGGPHDEEPEVRRRSPWPWVLGAVVLLLAAGLGVALGLRSGGNPGPSVPSPAQSSVSTPSETPSTTPSPTQSHSRSASPSESPSSSPSASASHSTSPSPSASASPSESASTSPSGSPSAPSSPTATSVTSNPVPPTPSSKVSPLQTP
- a CDS encoding protein kinase domain-containing protein, which codes for MSDDGTTVEGHSLGNGRYVLQHLLGQGGMASVHLAYDTVLDRQVAVKTLHTELGREASFKERFRREAQAVARLQHTNIVSVFDSGEDVAADGATTPYIVMEYVEGKALRDVLNEAIAQHGAMPTDQALKITASVLSALEASHDQGLVHRDIKPGNVMVSTKGIVKVMDFGIARALQSGVTSMTQTGMVVGTPQYLSPEQALGKSVDARSDLYSVGCMLFELLTGQLPFDGDSAFSIAYKHVQEEPPAPSGLNRAVQPGVDALVARSLRKDPAHRFPTAEAMREEVERIAAGAKAGGGGGGNTLQASTPLVIGEGPRSVHAAPSLTNFPQVTGDIRTPAPQVQQPYRAPTPPPYGPQTPPPYAQAPQTPQPFPQVQPQYQAPQTPQPFPQQYQTPQPFPQQAQTPPPFARAPQPTFVPTPATSNNNGCSTALIVVGVIIGLIVLAVIIVGIVATKSEKDKSSTYGSQRPAAVLDLGQEGLI